A section of the Campylobacter lanienae NCTC 13004 genome encodes:
- the ybeY gene encoding rRNA maturation RNase YbeY, with amino-acid sequence MIICEESYPEILDIIASKLTTADIELLLVDSDAMHQINLKERKIDKTTDVLSFPLHYIPHFPIGSIVINRDLALSKANELGHSIDEEIALLFIHGLLHILGFDHENDDGQMRRKEIEIITELNLPSSLIVRTLDE; translated from the coding sequence ATGATAATCTGCGAAGAGTCTTACCCAGAGATTTTAGACATTATCGCCTCCAAGCTCACAACTGCTGATATAGAGCTTTTATTAGTTGATAGTGATGCTATGCATCAAATAAATTTAAAAGAGCGCAAAATAGATAAAACAACAGATGTTTTAAGCTTTCCGCTCCACTATATCCCACACTTTCCAATCGGCTCAATCGTAATAAATAGAGACTTAGCACTATCTAAAGCTAATGAGCTAGGGCATAGCATTGATGAAGAGATAGCTCTACTTTTTATTCACGGATTACTGCATATTTTAGGATTTGACCACGAAAATGATGATGGCCAGATGAGAAGAAAAGAGATAGAGATTATCACAGAGTTAAATTTACCAAGTAGCCTAATAGTGCGAACTTTGGATGAGTAA